One window from the genome of Palaemon carinicauda isolate YSFRI2023 chromosome 24, ASM3689809v2, whole genome shotgun sequence encodes:
- the LOC137618377 gene encoding uncharacterized protein, translating to MESKREVESEKFPRQDCSSSSGNHTSSRVVAEPGTHSKRDAIVLRPSRTSSFHGCIKGGMGCSSSREDSEGQMDRRRKVSTHQYPGDESGPGSLPTLHSGSERKLSGSDVRQRNSSGVHKKGRRIEVEGVVRSRPTSPEVGRRRGSQSVGEIHSGEEECSSRRLQQRGPGSGDRMVPSSRGSKLHHSDVGIPGNGSLRDKVECTTPHILFSCPRPECSLGGRLSTQVGRSRRVRFSSLRPDKTSPQQSEGSKQPKDDFGSALVAGEGVVRRPKKPRQSPSVASSHQTGPPVAATLSEVSRKPSIPSSSRLEVIQYLMKRQGYSPKTAGRMSLYLRKSSTAVYQAKWTMFVKWCASKKIEPLEASVPVIADFLVHLRDKMGMSVPAVKGARATLGQVFLLKGIDLGSSRHISMLIRSFEQSCPPSSPRVPKWDLARVLDMLSKPPFKPLKDIVDRNLTLKAAFLLALASAKRVGELHGLSYEVEHSRGWKEISFKFVPSFIAKTQNSSIWDPRFEGFSVPAIPISGNQEDLKLCPVRVIRKYLKRTESLRPAIKNLFVSTGRTKKENFKEYYFFLAPTS from the coding sequence ATGGAATCTAAAAGAGAAGTGGAATCAGAAAAGTTCCCCAGACAAGATTGTTCCAGTTCTTCCGGAAACCATACAAGCTCTAGAGTGGTGGCAGAACCGGGCACACACTCTAAAAGGGATGCCATTGTCCTCCGGCCCTCCCGAACTTCTTCTTttcacggatgcatcaaaggagggatggggtgctCATCTTCGAGGGAAGACAGCGAGGGGCAAATGGACAGAAGAAGAAAAGTCTCTACACATCAATATCCTGGAGATGAGAGCGGTCCAGGAAGCCTGCCGACACTTCACTCAGGATCTGAAAGGAAACTCAGTGGCTCTGATGTCAGACAACGCAACAGTAGTGGCGTACACAAAAAAGGAAGGAggattgaagtcgaaggagttgtgcggtcTCGCCCTACAAGTCCTGAAGTGGGCAGGAGAAGAGGAAGTCAATCTGTCGGCGagattcattccggggaagaagaatGTTCTAGCAGACGGCTTCAGCAGCGTGGGCCAGGTAgtggggacagaatggtcccttcatccagaggtagcaagttacatcattcagatgtggggatCCCCGGTAATGGATCTCTTCGCGACAAGGTTGAATGCACAACTCCccatattctgttctcctgtcccagacccgagtGCAgccttggaggacgcctttcaacacaggtgggacggtctcgacgtgtacgcttttcctcccttcgccctgataagacaagtcctcaacagagtgaggGCAGCAagcaacctaaagatgactttggtagtgccttggtggccggagagggagtggttcgcagacctaaaaagcCTCGCCAgtctccctccgtggcctcttcccATCAGACCGGACCTCCTGTGGCAGCCACACTTtcagaggtttcacgaaaaccctcaatCCCTtcttcttcacgcctggaggttatccagtaccTCATGAAAAGACAAGGGTATTCGCCTAAAACAGCTGGGAGAATGTCCCTTTACTTGAGAAAATCTTCCACAgctgtctaccaagcaaaatggacaaTGTTTGTTAAATGGTGCGCTTCTAAGAAGATAGAACCCTTAGAAGCATCAGTACCCGTTATTGCAGATTTTCTAGTTCACCTCAGGGATAAGATGGGCATGTCGGTTCCAGCGGTTAAGGGGGCTCGAGCCACCCTTGGGCAAGTCTTTCTCTTGAAGGGTATAGATTTGGGTTCTTCCAGGCacatttccatgctcatcaggagttttgagcaatcatgtcccccATCTTCCCCTAGGGTTCCAAAATGGGATCTGGCTAGGGTGCTAGACATGCTTAGTAAACCacccttcaaacctttaaaagataTTGTAGATAGGAATCTTACGCTCAAAGCTGCCTTCCTTCTAGCGttagcttcagctaagagagtgggtgaactTCATGGGTTGTCATATGAAGTAGAACATTCTAGAGGATGGAAAGAGATCTCCTTTAAGTTTGTTCCATCGTTCATCGCCAAGACCCAGAATTCCTCCATTTGGGATCCTAGGTTTGAGGGTTTTTCTGTCCCTGCAATTCCGATCTCAGGTAATCAAGAAGACTTGAAATTGTGCCCTGTCAGGGTgattagaaaatatcttaagaggACGGAGAGTCTCCGCCCTGCAATTAAGAATCTTTTCGTATCCACGGGCAgaactaaaaaagaaaatttcaaagaatactatttctttttggctcccacctcctaa
- the LOC137618376 gene encoding uncharacterized protein gives MEAPQSQSMDSNCVEGGLQDTVSGGSSSVDSSEPGGMVSSQGPVEESCLGRRSLHDDAEGSFGDGQGISINRQAEQPGPSSPSLPTRPSQKSEGLAEVGRTSGVLREVSSTRKAEPQEHTMESKREVESEKFPRQDCSSSSGNHTSSRVVAEPGTHSKRDAIVLRPSRTSSFHGCIKGGMGCSSSREDSEGQMDRRRKASTHQYPGDESGPGSLPTLHSGSERKLSGSDVRQRNSSGVHKKGRRIEVEGVVRSRPTSPEVGRRRGSQSVGEIHSGEEECSSRRLQQRGPGSGDRMVPSSRGSKLHHSDVGIPGNGSLRDKVECTTPHILFSCPRPECSLGGRLSTQVGRSRRVRFSSLRPDKTSPQQSEGSKQPKDDFGSALVAGEGVVRRPKKPRQSPSVASSHQTGPPVAATLSEVSRKPSIPSSSRLEVIQYLMKRQGYSPKTAGRMSLYLRKSSTAVYQAKWTMFVKWCASKKIEPLEASVPVIADFLVHLRDKMGMSVPAVKGARATLGQVFLLKGIDLGSSRHISMLIRSFEQSCPPSSPRVPKWDLARVLDMLSKPPFKPLKDIVDRNLTLKAAFLLALASAKRVGELHGLSYEVEHSRGWKEISFKFVPSFIAKTQNSSIWDPRFEGFSVPAIPISGNQEDLKLCPVRVIRKYLKRTESLRPAIKNLFVSTGRTKKENFKEYYFFLAPTS, from the exons atggaggctCCACAGAGCCAATCCATGGACAGTAACTGtgttgaaggagggctacaggatacCGTTTCTGGAGGATCCTCCTCCGTTGATTCCAGCGAGCCAGGCGGAATGGTTAGTTCCCAAGGACCCGTTGAGGAGAGCTGCCTTGGACGAAGAAGTCTCCACGATGATGCAGAAGGGAGCTTTGGAGACG GTCAAGGCATTTCCATCAATagacaggctgaacaacctggaccaagtaGTCCATCCCTTCCTACAAGGCCttcccagaagagcgaaggattggcggaggttggtaggacatctggtgtccttagagaagtTAGTTCCACACGGAAGGCAGAACCTCAGGAGCATACAATGGAATCTAAAAGAGAAGTGGAATCAGAAAAGTTCCCCAGACAAGATTGTTCCAGTTCTTCCGGAAACCATACAAGCTCTAGAGTGGTGGCAGAACCGGGCACACACTCTAAAAGGGATGCCATTGTCCTCCGGCCCTCCCGAACTTCTTCTTttcacggatgcatcaaaggagggatggggtgctCATCTTCGAGGGAAGACAGCGAGGGGCAAATGGACAGAAGAAGAAAAGCCTCTACACATCAATATCCTGGAGATGAGAGCGGTCCAGGAAGCCTGCCGACACTTCACTCAGGATCTGAAAGGAAACTCAGTGGCTCTGATGTCAGACAACGCAACAGTAGTGGCGTACACAAAAAAGGAAGGAggattgaagtcgaaggagttgtgcggtcTCGCCCTACAAGTCCTGAAGTGGGCAGGAGAAGAGGAAGTCAATCTGTCGGCGagattcattccggggaagaagaatGTTCTAGCAGACGGCTTCAGCAGCGTGGGCCAGGTAgtggggacagaatggtcccttcatccagaggtagcaagttacatcattcagatgtggggatCCCCGGTAATGGATCTCTTCGCGACAAGGTTGAATGCACAACTCCccatattctgttctcctgtcccagacccgagtGCAgccttggaggacgcctttcaacacaggtgggacggtctcgacgtgtacgcttttcctcccttcgccctgataagacaagtcctcaacagagtgaggGCAGCAagcaacctaaagatgactttggtagtgccttggtggccggagagggagtggttcgcagacctaaaaagcCTCGCCAgtctccctccgtggcctcttcccATCAGACCGGACCTCCTGTGGCAGCCACACTTtcagaggtttcacgaaaaccctcaatCCCTtcttcttcacgcctggaggttatccagtaccTCATGAAAAGACAAGGGTATTCGCCTAAAACAGCTGGGAGAATGTCCCTTTACTTGAGAAAATCTTCCACAgctgtctaccaagcaaaatggacaaTGTTTGTTAAATGGTGCGCTTCTAAGAAGATAGAACCCTTAGAAGCATCAGTACCCGTTATTGCAGATTTTCTAGTTCACCTCAGGGATAAGATGGGCATGTCGGTTCCAGCGGTTAAGGGGGCTCGAGCCACCCTTGGGCAAGTCTTTCTCTTGAAGGGTATAGATTTGGGTTCTTCCAGGCacatttccatgctcatcaggagttttgagcaatcatgtcccccATCTTCCCCTAGGGTTCCAAAATGGGATCTGGCTAGGGTGCTAGACATGCTTAGTAAACCacccttcaaacctttaaaagataTTGTAGATAGGAATCTTACGCTCAAAGCTGCCTTCCTTCTAGCGttagcttcagctaagagagtgggtgaactTCATGGGTTGTCATATGAAGTAGAACATTCTAGAGGATGGAAAGAGATCTCCTTTAAGTTTGTTCCATCGTTCATCGCCAAGACCCAGAATTCCTCCATTTGGGATCCTAGGTTTGAGGGTTTTTCTGTCCCTGCAATTCCGATCTCAGGTAATCAAGAAGACTTGAAATTGTGCCCTGTCAGGGTgattagaaaatatcttaagaggACGGAGAGTCTCCGCCCTGCAATTAAGAATCTTTTCGTATCCACGGGCAgaactaaaaaagaaaatttcaaagaatactatttctttttggctcccacctcctaa